A genomic stretch from Rhodomicrobium vannielii ATCC 17100 includes:
- a CDS encoding retropepsin-like aspartic protease family protein — MESRSIQRLIAKELLVWSVALVGAYATFHSFEPLYERVRQAATDAGFSHLFSFEQTSPGVSRFNTRVLTASSLPLRGTINAGQTDQASTARKVVLSANDYGHFHALAAIRGQQVEFMTDTGATYVALSYETAQKLGLQPQSLRFNGRSTTANGVARVASVTLDQVRIGDITVRDVQAVVAEPGRMAQNLLGMSFIKQLSGFELNGSKLTMIE; from the coding sequence ATGGAAAGCCGGTCGATTCAGCGATTGATCGCGAAGGAACTGCTCGTCTGGTCGGTTGCGTTGGTCGGTGCCTACGCCACCTTCCACTCCTTCGAGCCGCTTTACGAGCGCGTTCGGCAGGCAGCCACCGATGCCGGATTTTCGCATCTTTTCAGCTTCGAGCAGACTTCGCCGGGCGTGTCCCGCTTCAACACCCGCGTGCTCACGGCCTCGTCCCTTCCCTTGCGCGGTACGATCAACGCGGGCCAGACCGATCAGGCCTCGACGGCGCGCAAGGTCGTGCTGAGCGCCAACGATTACGGCCATTTTCACGCGCTGGCGGCCATTCGAGGCCAGCAGGTCGAGTTCATGACGGACACAGGCGCGACCTATGTTGCGCTGTCGTATGAGACGGCGCAGAAGCTTGGCCTTCAGCCGCAGTCCCTGCGGTTCAACGGTCGGTCCACCACCGCGAACGGTGTGGCGCGCGTGGCGTCGGTAACGCTCGATCAGGTGCGCATCGGCGACATCACCGTGCGCGACGTGCAGGCGGTGGTCGCGGAGCCGGGCCGCATGGCGCAGAACCTCCTCGGCATGAGCTTCATCAAGCAGCTCTCCGGCTTCGAGCTGAACGGCTCCAAGCTGACGATGATCGAGTAG
- the dnaG gene encoding DNA primase, which produces MRYPPDLLDEIRSRLPVSRVVERRVKLKRQGREYIGLSPFKTERSPSFTVNDHKGFYHCFATGEHGDVFTFLMKVEGLSFPEAVERLAAEAGVMLPEPEPVDAVKESHESRVRAALEETCRFFEVALASLDGMAARAYLEKRGVGAAEVAAFRLGYAPDSKTRLKQHLSAKGFTLAEMEDAGLLIHGEDIPVPYDRFRGRLIFPITDAKRRVIAFGGRALQPDQQPKYLNSPETLLFHKGHVLFNHAAARDASKVERAVILAEGYMDVIALARGGFPNAVAPLGTALTADQLRLLWAMSPLPTLCFDGDSAGRKAAHRALDTALPFLEPGRSLQFAFLPEGRDPDDMVSGGARDALAKLLAEPLPFIDVLWSREAEKHALDTPEQRASFEARLTEAAQKIEHKSLRFHYMAGFRERLRGIGHKSGGLPRPRPDAESWRARSMLAPTGGARKPRAPAGGRSMLPQRTSELLSSPLTQATAPVTAPREAVIISAILAHPWLIDEHMEEIARIPFIDPDCNRIRNAVLTVHQFDESLDNKKLLEHLSKEGYEAELERLDKACAHKADPHFAPDAEREQVQEGWRHVMMLHDKAGVPSSLLEAESEWMSDQSDENSVRLIAVKQQVEIVST; this is translated from the coding sequence ATGCGTTATCCGCCCGATTTGCTCGACGAAATCCGAAGCCGTCTGCCCGTCAGCCGCGTCGTGGAGCGGCGCGTGAAGCTGAAGCGGCAGGGCCGCGAATATATCGGGCTGTCGCCGTTCAAGACCGAGCGCTCGCCTTCCTTTACGGTGAACGACCACAAGGGCTTCTATCATTGCTTCGCGACGGGCGAGCATGGCGATGTCTTCACATTCCTGATGAAGGTCGAAGGACTATCCTTCCCCGAAGCGGTGGAGCGGCTCGCGGCCGAAGCGGGCGTGATGCTCCCCGAGCCCGAGCCGGTGGACGCCGTCAAGGAGAGCCACGAAAGCCGCGTCCGTGCCGCGCTTGAGGAGACGTGCCGCTTTTTCGAGGTGGCGCTGGCGAGCCTCGACGGAATGGCGGCGCGCGCCTATCTCGAAAAGCGCGGCGTCGGCGCGGCTGAGGTCGCGGCGTTTCGGCTCGGCTATGCGCCCGACTCCAAAACGCGCCTGAAGCAGCATCTTTCGGCCAAGGGCTTTACGCTCGCGGAGATGGAGGACGCCGGGCTCCTCATCCACGGCGAAGATATCCCGGTTCCCTACGACCGTTTTCGTGGCCGCCTCATATTCCCGATCACCGACGCGAAGCGCCGCGTGATCGCGTTCGGCGGTCGCGCGCTGCAACCCGACCAACAGCCGAAATACCTGAACTCGCCCGAGACGCTGCTCTTTCACAAGGGCCATGTGCTGTTCAATCACGCCGCCGCGCGCGACGCGTCGAAGGTCGAGCGTGCCGTGATCCTTGCCGAAGGCTACATGGACGTGATCGCGCTGGCCCGTGGTGGCTTCCCGAACGCGGTCGCGCCGCTCGGCACCGCGCTCACCGCCGATCAGCTTCGGCTTTTATGGGCGATGTCGCCGCTACCGACGCTCTGCTTCGATGGCGATTCGGCTGGCCGCAAGGCCGCGCATCGCGCGCTCGACACAGCGCTCCCGTTCCTCGAACCGGGGCGGTCGCTGCAATTTGCCTTCCTGCCCGAAGGCCGCGACCCCGACGATATGGTGTCTGGCGGCGCAAGGGATGCGCTGGCGAAGCTTCTGGCCGAACCGCTGCCGTTTATCGATGTGCTCTGGTCGCGCGAGGCCGAAAAGCACGCCCTCGACACGCCCGAACAGCGCGCGAGCTTCGAGGCGCGCCTCACGGAGGCCGCACAGAAGATCGAGCACAAGAGCCTTCGCTTCCATTATATGGCGGGGTTTCGCGAAAGGCTTCGCGGCATCGGCCACAAGAGCGGCGGCCTGCCGCGTCCGCGCCCCGATGCCGAGAGTTGGCGGGCGCGCTCAATGCTCGCGCCGACCGGCGGCGCCCGCAAGCCACGCGCTCCGGCCGGCGGCCGCTCCATGCTTCCGCAGCGCACGAGCGAGCTTCTTTCCAGTCCGCTTACGCAGGCGACAGCGCCTGTCACCGCACCCCGGGAAGCGGTCATAATCAGCGCCATTCTCGCCCATCCGTGGCTGATCGACGAGCACATGGAAGAGATTGCTCGCATTCCGTTTATCGACCCGGATTGCAACCGCATCCGCAACGCTGTGTTAACCGTGCATCAGTTTGATGAATCACTTGACAACAAAAAATTGTTAGAGCACCTCTCAAAGGAGGGCTATGAGGCGGAGCTTGAGCGCCTGGATAAGGCGTGCGCTCACAAGGCTGATCCACACTTCGCGCCGGATGCAGAGAGAGAGCAGGTCCAGGAGGGCTGGCGTCATGTCATGATGCTTCATGACAAGGCAGGCGTTCCCAGTTCGCTGCTTGAGGCGGAGAGTGAGTGGATGAGCGACCAGTCCGACGAAAATTCGGTTCGGCTCATTGCCGTGAAACAGCAGGTGGAAATTGTGTCGACTTAA
- the cobT gene encoding cobaltochelatase subunit CobT, producing MPNTPRKKADPTQPFKQAVSLATRSLAENNSVNVTFGPETPGYDGKTVRLPLPSRAITKKEIAIIRGYSDSLALMISAHDEKLHNAYAPPSGEARSAYNAMERARVEALGSLRMRGVAKNLDAKLAAIYERFPDRDVDRQDAPLADALALMVRERLTGQKPPRGANGIVNVWRDWVNERAGNILDRADDTVADQAAFAKLTRDVLVALQLMEAPVEDPETEQSADADEQKNEDNPGESSQEESDQSSQASEAQADDAEGSDADDDADAADITEKDYKPSETEGKEQPHSSRRPNTSVLDAPGDFGYKVYTRQFDEFVTAESLCDADELERLRAFLDKQLAVIQVAVSRLANRLQRRLLAQQNRSWAFDLEEGILDTAKLSRVVTDRFQPLSFKMERDTEFRDTVVTLLIDNSGSMRGRPIMVAACCADILARTLERCGVKVEILGFTTRQWKGGQAREQWLAAGKQPQPGRLNDLRHIIYKAADMPWRRARRNLGLMMREGLLKENIDGEALTWAHARMLARPEQRRILMMISDGAPVDDSTLSVNTGTYLEKHLRQVIYEIETRSSVELIAIGIGHDVTRYYRRAVTISDAEELAGAMTEKLAELFAERGRSLGRRGKFH from the coding sequence ATGCCGAACACCCCGAGAAAAAAGGCCGACCCGACCCAGCCGTTCAAGCAGGCTGTTTCGCTCGCGACGCGCTCGCTGGCGGAGAACAATTCCGTAAACGTCACGTTCGGCCCCGAGACGCCCGGCTACGACGGCAAGACGGTGCGCCTGCCGCTGCCGAGCCGCGCGATCACGAAAAAAGAAATCGCGATCATTCGCGGCTATTCGGACTCGCTCGCGCTCATGATCTCGGCGCATGACGAGAAGCTGCACAACGCCTACGCGCCGCCGTCCGGAGAGGCCCGGTCGGCCTATAACGCGATGGAACGCGCGCGAGTGGAGGCGCTGGGGTCGCTCCGCATGAGGGGCGTGGCCAAGAACCTTGACGCAAAGCTCGCCGCGATCTACGAGCGTTTCCCGGATCGTGACGTCGACCGGCAGGACGCGCCGCTCGCCGATGCTCTGGCGCTCATGGTGCGCGAACGGCTCACGGGCCAGAAGCCGCCGCGCGGTGCGAACGGCATCGTCAATGTGTGGCGCGACTGGGTGAACGAGCGCGCGGGGAACATCCTCGACCGCGCCGACGACACCGTCGCCGATCAGGCCGCCTTCGCGAAGCTGACGCGCGATGTGCTCGTCGCCCTGCAATTGATGGAAGCTCCCGTCGAAGACCCGGAGACGGAGCAAAGCGCCGACGCGGACGAGCAGAAGAACGAAGATAATCCCGGCGAAAGCTCGCAGGAAGAAAGCGATCAAAGCTCGCAAGCATCCGAGGCGCAGGCCGACGACGCGGAAGGCTCGGACGCCGACGACGACGCCGACGCGGCCGACATCACCGAGAAGGACTACAAGCCGTCCGAGACGGAAGGCAAGGAGCAGCCGCATTCCTCACGGCGGCCCAACACGTCCGTGCTCGATGCGCCGGGAGACTTCGGCTACAAGGTCTACACGCGGCAGTTCGACGAGTTCGTGACCGCCGAATCACTGTGCGACGCCGATGAACTCGAACGCCTGCGCGCCTTCCTCGACAAGCAACTCGCGGTGATACAGGTCGCTGTGAGCCGCCTCGCGAACCGCCTCCAGCGTCGCCTCCTCGCGCAGCAGAACCGCTCGTGGGCCTTCGACCTCGAAGAGGGCATCCTCGACACCGCGAAGCTGTCGCGCGTCGTCACCGACCGCTTCCAGCCGCTCTCCTTCAAGATGGAGCGCGACACGGAGTTCCGCGACACGGTCGTGACGCTCCTCATCGACAATTCCGGCTCGATGCGCGGGCGGCCGATCATGGTCGCGGCGTGCTGCGCCGACATCCTCGCGCGCACACTGGAGCGTTGCGGCGTGAAGGTGGAAATCCTCGGCTTCACGACGCGGCAATGGAAGGGCGGACAGGCCCGCGAGCAGTGGCTCGCCGCCGGCAAGCAGCCGCAGCCCGGCCGCCTGAACGACCTGCGCCACATCATCTACAAGGCGGCGGATATGCCTTGGCGGCGCGCGCGGCGCAATCTCGGCCTGATGATGCGCGAGGGGCTGTTGAAGGAGAACATCGACGGCGAGGCTCTGACCTGGGCGCATGCTCGCATGCTGGCGCGGCCGGAACAGCGGCGCATCCTTATGATGATCTCGGACGGCGCGCCGGTCGACGATTCGACGCTTTCGGTGAACACGGGCACCTATCTTGAGAAGCATCTCCGGCAGGTGATCTACGAAATCGAGACGCGCTCGTCCGTGGAACTCATCGCCATCGGCATCGGCCACGACGTGACGCGCTATTATCGCCGCGCGGTGACGATCTCGGACGCTGAGGAACTTGCGGGCGCGATGACGGAGAAGCTGGCGGAGTTGTTCGCCGAGCGCGGCCGCAGTCTCGGTCGGCGCGGCAAGTTCCATTAG
- a CDS encoding DUF1614 domain-containing protein produces MLSSHLDYLPVSSGLYIALMGALLVLGVLVKIGLIRYVYTRLGITPLSAILLLLASLAGSYVNIPLAHFPDETVVVRQYVDFFGMEVVLPREVDWPGTIIAINIGGAVIPILLSLYLLAVNKIWLPSIVATAIVSAVCYMVAEPVPGAGIMIPIFIPPLFACAAALIVAWNKAPAVAYVSGSLGTLIGADLFNLDEIQKIGTPVASIGGAGTFDGIFVTGIFAVLLASLVGAISERRATERASSGDA; encoded by the coding sequence ATGCTTTCGAGCCATCTCGATTACCTGCCGGTCTCCAGCGGACTTTACATCGCGCTGATGGGCGCGCTTCTCGTCCTCGGCGTTCTCGTCAAGATCGGCCTGATCCGTTACGTCTATACGCGTCTCGGCATCACGCCGCTGTCGGCCATCCTTCTGCTGCTGGCGAGCCTCGCAGGATCTTACGTCAACATTCCGCTCGCGCATTTTCCCGACGAGACGGTGGTCGTGCGCCAGTATGTGGACTTCTTCGGTATGGAAGTGGTCCTGCCGAGGGAGGTTGACTGGCCCGGAACGATCATCGCCATCAACATCGGCGGCGCGGTCATTCCGATCCTGTTGTCGCTCTATCTTCTCGCGGTGAACAAGATCTGGCTGCCGAGCATCGTCGCGACGGCCATCGTCAGCGCCGTGTGTTACATGGTCGCCGAACCGGTGCCGGGGGCTGGCATCATGATCCCGATCTTCATTCCGCCGCTGTTCGCCTGCGCCGCCGCGCTGATCGTCGCGTGGAACAAGGCACCCGCCGTTGCCTATGTAAGCGGCAGTCTCGGCACGCTGATCGGCGCGGACCTCTTCAATCTCGACGAAATACAGAAGATCGGCACGCCGGTGGCATCAATCGGCGGGGCAGGGACGTTTGACGGCATTTTCGTGACGGGCATCTTCGCCGTGCTGCTCGCGAGCCTCGTAGGCGCGATCAGCGAGCGTCGGGCAACGGAACGAGCATCAAGCGGCGACGCGTGA
- the cobS gene encoding cobaltochelatase subunit CobS, giving the protein MTNGEAGLAGLPDMKVSVRQVFGIDSAMEVPAYSQSSEYVPDLDTDYLFNRETTLAILAGFAYNRRVMIQGYHGTGKSTHIEQIAARLNWPCVRINLDSHVSRIDLVGKDAIVVRDGQQITEFREGILPWALQSNTALVFDEYDAGRPDVMFVIQRVLEVSGKLTLLDQSRVIRPHPAFRLFATTNTIGLGDTSGLYHGTQQINQGQMDRWSIVATLNYLPYEDELNIVVAKAKGYETDVGRRAVGNMVRVAELTRTAFVNGDLSTVMSPRTVITWAENATIFGDVGFAFTLSFLNKCDELERGLVAEFYQRCFGEELPASTANIALS; this is encoded by the coding sequence ATGACCAACGGTGAAGCAGGCCTGGCGGGCCTGCCCGACATGAAAGTCTCTGTCCGTCAGGTGTTCGGCATCGACAGCGCGATGGAGGTTCCGGCCTATTCTCAGTCGTCCGAATATGTGCCGGATCTCGATACGGACTATCTGTTCAACCGCGAGACGACACTCGCGATCCTTGCGGGCTTTGCCTACAACCGCCGCGTGATGATCCAGGGCTATCACGGCACCGGCAAGTCGACGCATATCGAACAGATCGCGGCGCGGCTGAACTGGCCATGCGTGCGCATCAACCTCGATAGCCATGTGAGCCGCATCGATCTCGTCGGCAAGGACGCGATCGTGGTGCGCGACGGCCAGCAGATCACGGAATTCCGCGAGGGTATCCTGCCGTGGGCGCTGCAATCAAACACCGCGCTCGTGTTCGACGAATATGATGCGGGCCGCCCGGACGTGATGTTCGTGATCCAGCGCGTGCTCGAAGTGTCCGGCAAGCTGACGCTGCTCGACCAGAGCCGCGTGATCCGCCCGCATCCGGCCTTCCGCCTGTTCGCCACGACAAACACCATCGGTCTCGGCGACACGTCGGGCCTCTATCACGGCACGCAGCAGATCAACCAGGGCCAGATGGACCGCTGGTCGATTGTCGCCACGCTGAATTATCTGCCCTACGAGGACGAGCTGAATATCGTGGTCGCCAAGGCGAAAGGGTATGAGACCGACGTGGGCCGCCGCGCGGTCGGCAACATGGTGCGCGTCGCGGAACTGACGCGCACGGCTTTCGTGAATGGCGACCTCTCCACCGTCATGAGCCCGCGCACGGTCATCACCTGGGCCGAAAACGCGACGATCTTCGGCGATGTCGGCTTCGCTTTCACGCTGAGCTTCCTCAACAAATGCGACGAGCTGGAGCGCGGTCTTGTGGCCGAGTTCTATCAGCGCTGCTTCGGCGAGGAACTGCCAGCGTCGACGGCCAATATCGCGCTAAGCTGA
- a CDS encoding CorA family divalent cation transporter, with product MQEKVMLPQEAKTQAPGRIAHHFREIVLWPLQIITSGEKSGFGGCGALFDLECEGTPWRSAGPFGGDHFEERHYREFISFLPHAQRFLYGDAPDAGRKNPGDLPMKVYRRCDIKKVRITTERGATPVICDVSHIDLYFFYEVNTAILVCEIGAENIPLEIAQGITQTFGRAYPAGWTRDGQPVHCAARVEWLDDNDAVLCASDYEDRERYIDFVGTRRSPCIARHWEFVLSPIVNAASSDTGRLRFREIEYYRMPVMTYITLPSLDVLTKRDYIALTLATRPSKTGIMPYSKRFVQKFEANHVYDRMYSGGLDAPELETRFLTSGEAFAIVSAGDNPSLTDDQRGLLSQFRHQYFRLFLVAHFHKASLLMISDQLVATLKRLDPSKPDSRMAFRDETLLLQENFLRFSQRYFFTELSGRAHVRDLFRMLRKHLAIDALFAEVRSELFDLVKYLDSNALRKQNASMHRLTVVTTVGLIGTIVTGFLGMNLIAYAEEPMSFRVEYFIAVLVAVTIFVGLTIIYSRRLTDLFDRLSGENQRDREEPPF from the coding sequence ATGCAAGAAAAGGTGATGCTTCCCCAGGAAGCGAAAACGCAAGCTCCCGGGCGCATCGCGCACCATTTCCGCGAAATCGTGCTTTGGCCGCTCCAGATCATCACCTCGGGTGAGAAAAGCGGGTTCGGCGGCTGCGGCGCGCTGTTCGACCTGGAATGCGAGGGCACGCCGTGGCGCTCCGCCGGTCCGTTTGGCGGCGATCATTTCGAAGAGCGCCATTACCGCGAGTTCATTTCGTTCCTTCCGCATGCGCAGCGCTTTCTATATGGCGACGCGCCGGATGCCGGGCGCAAGAACCCCGGCGATCTGCCCATGAAGGTCTACCGGCGCTGCGATATCAAGAAGGTGCGCATCACGACGGAGCGCGGCGCCACGCCGGTCATCTGCGACGTCTCGCATATCGATCTGTATTTCTTCTATGAGGTGAACACAGCCATTCTCGTCTGCGAGATCGGGGCAGAGAATATCCCGCTCGAAATTGCGCAGGGCATTACGCAAACCTTCGGGCGAGCCTATCCGGCCGGATGGACGAGGGACGGCCAGCCCGTGCATTGCGCAGCCCGCGTCGAGTGGCTCGATGACAACGACGCCGTGCTTTGCGCCTCGGATTACGAGGATCGCGAGCGCTATATCGACTTCGTCGGCACGCGCCGCTCGCCCTGCATCGCCCGACATTGGGAATTCGTGCTGTCACCGATCGTGAACGCGGCGTCGAGCGACACGGGCCGTCTCAGGTTTCGCGAGATTGAATATTACCGCATGCCGGTGATGACCTACATCACGCTGCCCTCGCTCGACGTGCTGACGAAGCGCGATTACATCGCGTTGACGCTCGCCACGCGGCCGTCAAAGACCGGCATCATGCCCTATTCCAAGCGCTTCGTGCAGAAGTTCGAGGCCAATCACGTCTATGACCGCATGTATTCGGGCGGCCTCGATGCGCCGGAACTCGAAACGCGATTCCTCACCTCCGGCGAAGCCTTCGCCATCGTCTCGGCGGGCGACAATCCGAGCCTGACCGACGACCAGCGCGGCCTCTTGAGCCAGTTCCGGCACCAGTATTTCCGGCTGTTTCTCGTCGCCCACTTTCACAAGGCGTCGCTCCTGATGATCTCGGATCAGCTCGTTGCGACGCTGAAGCGGCTCGATCCGTCCAAACCCGATTCGCGGATGGCGTTTCGCGACGAGACGCTGCTGTTGCAGGAGAATTTCCTGCGCTTCTCGCAACGCTATTTCTTCACGGAGCTTTCCGGCCGCGCCCATGTCCGCGACCTGTTCCGCATGCTGCGCAAACATCTCGCCATCGACGCGCTTTTCGCCGAGGTCCGGAGCGAACTGTTCGATCTGGTGAAGTATCTCGACAGTAACGCTCTGCGCAAACAGAACGCCTCGATGCACCGGCTTACGGTCGTCACCACGGTTGGCCTGATCGGCACAATCGTGACGGGCTTCCTCGGCATGAACCTGATCGCTTATGCCGAAGAGCCCATGTCTTTCAGGGTCGAATATTTCATCGCCGTGCTGGTCGCGGTCACGATATTCGTTGGCCTCACCATTATCTATTCGAGACGCTTGACCGATCTCTTCGACAGGCTGTCCGGCGAGAACCAGCGTGACCGCGAGGAGCCGCCGTTCTAG
- a CDS encoding alpha/beta hydrolase has protein sequence MPALLDGPRLAPASGGEAKQLVIFLHGYGADGNDLIGLGREWAPLLPDTAFVSPDAPETIPGYFGGRQWFSLSTRSEREWEEGVLSAEPALAAFIEDEARKAGLPLSKVALVGFSQGTMMALQTGLRLPEPVAGIVAFSGHLAGATRLESEIKAKPPVLLLHGSADEVIPVAAIHLARETLAAVGVPVQWQIRPGLGHGIDGQGLLAAGRFLRACFGLD, from the coding sequence ATGCCCGCTCTTCTCGACGGCCCTCGCCTTGCCCCCGCTTCGGGCGGCGAGGCGAAGCAACTCGTGATTTTCCTGCACGGCTACGGCGCCGACGGAAATGACCTCATCGGCCTTGGCCGCGAATGGGCGCCGCTTCTGCCGGACACCGCCTTCGTTTCGCCCGATGCGCCGGAAACGATCCCCGGCTATTTCGGCGGGCGGCAATGGTTCTCGCTTTCGACGCGAAGCGAGCGCGAATGGGAAGAGGGCGTTTTGAGCGCGGAGCCCGCGCTTGCTGCCTTTATCGAGGACGAGGCGAGGAAGGCCGGGCTGCCGCTGTCGAAAGTGGCGCTCGTCGGATTCAGCCAGGGCACGATGATGGCGCTGCAAACGGGGCTGCGCCTGCCGGAGCCGGTGGCGGGCATCGTCGCTTTTTCGGGTCACCTCGCGGGCGCGACGCGGCTTGAAAGCGAAATCAAGGCGAAGCCGCCGGTTCTGCTTCTCCACGGTTCGGCCGACGAAGTTATCCCCGTCGCCGCGATCCATCTGGCGCGCGAGACGCTGGCAGCTGTCGGCGTGCCGGTCCAATGGCAGATCCGCCCCGGCCTCGGTCACGGCATCGACGGGCAGGGCCTCCTCGCGGCGGGGCGTTTCCTTCGGGCGTGCTTCGGCCTCGACTAG
- a CDS encoding DnaJ domain-containing protein, which translates to MKLDSKYFDSIRVTKGRGRSRAEKPAAAAPRACQWRGCTKPGLHKAPKGRDAEGEYYLFCRDHVVEYNKTYDYFAGMKDEEVADFQKSAATGHRPTWSMGVHGHDAPELHAARDAAAAAAAATAANDPFELLKRVRGREQARSAEAVKQRRAVSKGALKHLHSLNLDETASSDDIKIQFKALVKLHHPDHNGGDRSSEDRFREVLAAYNYLKQSGLVR; encoded by the coding sequence ATGAAGCTCGATTCGAAATATTTCGACAGCATCCGCGTGACCAAGGGGCGTGGGCGCTCGCGCGCAGAAAAGCCCGCCGCCGCCGCTCCGCGCGCTTGTCAATGGCGCGGGTGCACCAAACCTGGACTGCACAAGGCTCCAAAGGGCCGTGATGCGGAGGGGGAATATTACCTTTTCTGCCGCGACCACGTGGTCGAATACAACAAGACCTACGACTATTTCGCGGGCATGAAAGACGAAGAGGTGGCGGACTTCCAGAAGTCGGCGGCCACCGGTCATCGCCCCACCTGGTCGATGGGCGTGCACGGTCACGACGCGCCGGAGCTTCACGCCGCCCGTGATGCAGCCGCCGCTGCCGCTGCGGCGACAGCCGCCAACGATCCGTTTGAACTCCTGAAGCGGGTGCGCGGGCGGGAGCAGGCGCGGTCTGCCGAAGCCGTCAAGCAACGCCGCGCGGTGTCCAAAGGCGCGCTGAAACATCTTCATTCGCTCAATCTTGACGAGACAGCCTCATCCGACGACATCAAGATTCAGTTCAAAGCGCTTGTAAAACTTCATCATCCCGACCACAACGGCGGGGATCGCAGTTCCGAGGATCGCTTCCGCGAAGTGCTCGCAGCCTATAATTATCTGAAGCAGTCCGGTCTCGTTCGCTAG
- a CDS encoding retropepsin-like aspartic protease family protein, with protein MIFLAIGLLAVSLALYLLTGDGDTIAGLPRDEFPRVAALLALLIFLMAGVTRLTAGRVAEALKALGSWAAIFLVVISLYTYRTEIGEVRDRVVEELNPGTVQTVSPGMEGSGKGAVVSVKRQGDGHFIAKVQVNGKAVRMIVDTGASTVVLRPEDARRAGILISALDYTVPVDTANGRAFAARVKLDKVSLGAVTLEKVDALITRPGALHQSLLGMSFLSRLRSYEFSGNRLVMKS; from the coding sequence ATGATTTTCCTGGCGATAGGGCTTCTGGCCGTCAGTCTCGCGCTTTACCTGCTGACCGGCGACGGCGACACCATCGCTGGTCTTCCGCGGGATGAATTTCCGCGCGTCGCGGCACTCCTTGCACTTCTCATCTTCCTGATGGCCGGCGTCACACGGCTCACTGCCGGACGCGTGGCCGAAGCGCTGAAGGCGCTCGGAAGCTGGGCGGCGATCTTCCTCGTCGTCATCTCTCTTTATACCTATCGCACCGAAATTGGCGAGGTGCGCGATCGCGTCGTCGAAGAACTCAACCCCGGCACGGTACAAACGGTTTCGCCGGGCATGGAAGGCTCGGGCAAGGGCGCCGTCGTGTCGGTCAAGCGGCAGGGCGACGGCCATTTCATCGCCAAGGTGCAGGTGAATGGCAAGGCCGTGCGCATGATTGTCGACACGGGCGCGTCCACGGTCGTGCTTCGCCCGGAGGACGCACGCCGCGCGGGCATCCTCATCAGCGCGCTCGACTACACGGTGCCGGTCGATACGGCGAACGGTCGCGCATTCGCAGCGCGCGTGAAGCTCGACAAGGTTTCGCTCGGCGCGGTGACGCTCGAAAAGGTTGATGCGCTGATTACGCGCCCCGGAGCGCTGCATCAGAGCCTTCTCGGTATGAGTTTTTTAAGCCGATTGCGGTCATATGAATTCTCAGGGAACAGGCTCGTGATGAAGAGTTAA
- a CDS encoding BolA family protein, whose protein sequence is MSVEKSIREKLEKAFLPTVLAIENESGKHAHHVEQQGRAGPSGDTHFRVRIVSSAFEGKSSLERHRAVNAALAEELAGPVHALAIKALTPAETA, encoded by the coding sequence ATGTCCGTCGAAAAGTCTATCCGTGAGAAACTGGAAAAAGCCTTTCTTCCGACGGTTCTCGCCATTGAAAACGAATCCGGCAAGCATGCTCATCATGTCGAGCAGCAAGGGCGCGCCGGTCCATCCGGGGACACGCATTTTCGCGTGCGCATCGTGTCGAGCGCCTTCGAGGGAAAAAGCTCGCTCGAACGTCATCGCGCGGTGAACGCCGCGCTTGCCGAGGAACTTGCCGGGCCAGTCCACGCACTCGCCATCAAGGCGCTGACGCCCGCCGAAACCGCATAA